In one window of Cellulophaga sp. HaHa_2_95 DNA:
- a CDS encoding thiazole synthase, whose product MADILNIADKTFKSRLFTGTGKFSSAQVMEEAILASESELVTVALKRVDLEDEADDILSHLKNSRINLLPNTSGVRTAKEAVFAAQLSREALNTNWIKLEIHPDPRYLLPDPIETLKAAEELVKLGFVVMPYIHADPVLCKRLEDVGVQCVMPLGAPIGSNKGIKTEDFLKIIIEQSNVPVIVDAGIGAPSHAAYAMELGADAVLVNTAIAVSQNPIAMGHAFKMAVEAGRMAYQAKLAPVKEQAEGSSPLTSFLNEI is encoded by the coding sequence ATGGCAGATATATTGAACATAGCAGATAAAACGTTTAAATCACGTTTATTTACGGGGACGGGTAAATTTTCTAGTGCGCAAGTAATGGAAGAAGCTATTCTTGCTTCAGAGAGTGAGTTGGTTACGGTAGCTTTGAAACGAGTAGATTTAGAAGATGAAGCAGATGATATCTTAAGCCATTTAAAAAATAGTAGGATTAATTTATTACCGAATACCTCTGGAGTTCGTACTGCAAAAGAAGCTGTCTTTGCAGCGCAATTATCAAGAGAAGCACTGAATACTAATTGGATAAAATTAGAAATTCATCCAGACCCTCGGTATTTATTGCCTGACCCTATAGAAACCTTAAAAGCTGCCGAAGAATTAGTGAAACTAGGCTTCGTAGTTATGCCGTACATACATGCAGACCCCGTTTTATGCAAGCGTTTAGAAGATGTAGGGGTGCAATGTGTAATGCCATTAGGTGCTCCTATTGGTAGTAATAAGGGCATAAAAACAGAAGATTTTTTAAAAATCATTATAGAACAAAGCAATGTGCCTGTAATTGTAGATGCAGGTATTGGTGCCCCATCTCATGCCGCTTATGCTATGGAGCTCGGTGCAGATGCTGTATTGGTAAATACAGCAATAGCAGTTTCTCAGAACCCTATAGCCATGGGGCATGCCTTTAAAATGGCTGTAGAAGCAGGAAGAATGGCCTATCAAGCCAAACTAGCACCTGTTAAAGAACAAGCAGAAGGCAGCAGCCCTTTAACTTCTTTTCTAAACGAAATTTAA
- a CDS encoding thiamine phosphate synthase, which translates to MIVLIAPEEDIANEIEILHELFEAGLVYFHLRKPSKNYQEHCDYLDLIEEKYHNRIVVHYFHELVNAYNLKGIHFQEQKRIDHIDNPGQYFKPLNMYGKTISSSFHDPDVIKACEFEFDYHLLSPVFSSISKKGYEGKGFKVTHIDKRIIGMGGVTENNIEELHELGYQGIGVLGGVWNSGTPVKAFTAMQHFYNK; encoded by the coding sequence ATGATAGTTCTTATAGCGCCAGAAGAAGATATTGCCAATGAAATTGAAATTTTACACGAACTTTTTGAAGCCGGTTTAGTCTATTTTCATTTAAGAAAGCCTTCTAAAAATTATCAAGAGCATTGTGATTATTTAGATTTGATAGAGGAGAAGTACCATAACCGTATCGTTGTGCATTATTTTCATGAATTAGTAAATGCATATAATTTAAAAGGGATTCATTTTCAGGAACAAAAAAGAATAGACCACATAGATAATCCAGGGCAGTATTTTAAACCGCTTAATATGTATGGTAAAACCATCAGTTCTTCATTTCATGACCCAGACGTCATAAAGGCTTGCGAGTTTGAGTTCGATTATCATTTGTTAAGTCCCGTTTTTTCTTCAATTTCCAAAAAAGGTTACGAAGGCAAAGGTTTTAAGGTAACCCATATTGACAAACGGATTATTGGTATGGGCGGTGTCACCGAAAACAATATAGAAGAACTACATGAATTAGGGTATCAGGGCATTGGCGTTTTAGGGGGCGTGTGGAATAGTGGTACCCCTGTAAAAGCTTTTACAGCCATGCAGCACTTTTACAACAAATAA
- the thiH gene encoding 2-iminoacetate synthase ThiH: MSFKTTFEKYDWDTLEKEIYAVTTAEVAQILQKEKIGLEDFKALISPAAKPFLEQMAQRSNQLTKKRFGNTMQMYIPMYLSNECQNICTYCGFSMTNKIPRKTLTDAEILKEVSKIKSLGYDHILLVTGEANKTVGVSYIKHAIELIKNNFSNISMEVQPLDQEEYETLVAAGLYAVLVYQETYHEATYKVHHPKGKKSNFQYRLDTPDRLGKAGIHKIGIGALFGLEDWRVDSFYTALHLRYLQKTYWKTKYSISFPRLRPFEGDVAPKVEMTDSDLVQLICAYRLLDEDVELSMSTRESEKFRDHIIHLGITSISAESKTNPGGYSVEPQSLEQFEISDERSTAEIKAMIQSQGYEVVFKDWDKAYS, translated from the coding sequence ATGTCATTTAAAACCACATTTGAGAAGTATGATTGGGATACCTTGGAAAAGGAAATCTATGCCGTAACCACTGCTGAGGTTGCTCAAATACTTCAAAAAGAAAAAATAGGATTGGAAGATTTTAAAGCTTTAATTTCTCCAGCCGCAAAACCTTTTTTGGAGCAAATGGCACAGCGCAGCAATCAGCTTACTAAAAAACGCTTTGGGAATACCATGCAAATGTATATTCCCATGTATCTGTCTAATGAATGTCAGAATATTTGTACCTATTGCGGCTTTAGTATGACCAACAAAATTCCTAGGAAAACCTTGACTGATGCTGAGATTTTGAAGGAAGTATCCAAAATAAAAAGCTTAGGATATGATCATATTTTATTAGTTACTGGTGAGGCTAATAAAACGGTAGGAGTGTCGTATATAAAGCATGCTATCGAATTAATAAAAAACAATTTCTCCAACATAAGCATGGAGGTACAACCACTGGACCAAGAGGAATATGAAACCTTAGTTGCTGCAGGCTTATATGCTGTTTTGGTGTATCAAGAAACGTATCACGAAGCTACCTATAAAGTACATCACCCGAAAGGGAAAAAATCAAATTTTCAATACCGTTTAGATACTCCAGATAGATTGGGGAAAGCAGGAATTCATAAAATAGGTATAGGTGCTTTATTTGGCTTAGAAGATTGGCGCGTAGATAGTTTTTATACGGCTTTGCATTTACGGTATTTGCAAAAGACCTATTGGAAAACGAAGTATTCTATTTCTTTCCCAAGATTACGCCCTTTTGAAGGTGATGTAGCTCCTAAAGTAGAAATGACAGATTCAGATTTGGTACAATTAATTTGTGCGTATCGCTTGCTCGATGAAGATGTGGAGTTATCTATGTCTACCCGAGAAAGTGAAAAATTTAGGGATCACATTATTCATTTAGGTATTACGTCTATCAGTGCCGAATCTAAAACCAACCCTGGAGGGTATAGTGTAGAACCGCAATCCTTAGAACAGTTTGAAATTTCTGACGAGCGTTCTACAGCCGAAATAAAAGCGATGATTCAATCTCAAGGATATGAGGTTGTTTTTAAAGATTGGGATAAAGCCTATTCTTAA
- the thiE gene encoding thiamine phosphate synthase, which produces MQLPNLHYISQGETPQEHLNNIKSACTAGAALVQLRLKNLSPKKVLKFATEAREITDHYQTRLIINDHYRIAKEVKADGVHLGRTDTCPSIARKYLESWQIIGGTANTISDCNLLLIKKVDYIGLGPYHFTKTKERLSPILGIEGYAAIMKQLQTTIPVIAVGGIVINDVAKILETGIYGVAVASEITKNFNSINLFKKALEKTSIEEQVWRPNLNQ; this is translated from the coding sequence ATGCAATTACCAAATTTACACTACATATCACAAGGAGAAACACCTCAAGAGCATTTAAATAATATCAAAAGTGCCTGTACGGCAGGTGCAGCATTGGTACAGTTGCGATTGAAAAATTTAAGTCCTAAAAAAGTTTTGAAATTTGCTACAGAAGCCCGAGAAATTACAGATCACTATCAAACTAGATTGATAATAAATGATCACTATAGAATAGCCAAGGAGGTAAAAGCAGATGGTGTTCATTTAGGAAGAACAGATACTTGCCCGTCTATTGCTAGAAAATATTTAGAAAGCTGGCAGATTATTGGCGGTACCGCAAATACTATTAGTGATTGCAACCTACTACTTATTAAGAAGGTAGATTATATAGGTTTAGGGCCTTATCATTTTACAAAGACAAAAGAGCGTCTAAGCCCTATTTTGGGAATTGAAGGTTATGCAGCGATTATGAAGCAGCTGCAAACTACTATTCCTGTGATCGCGGTAGGCGGTATTGTAATAAATGATGTTGCTAAAATTCTAGAAACGGGAATTTACGGGGTAGCAGTAGCCTCAGAAATCACTAAAAATTTTAATAGCATTAATCTTTTTAAGAAAGCGTTAGAAAAAACAAGCATTGAAGAACAGGTGTGGAGACCTAATCTAAATCAATAA
- a CDS encoding LD-carboxypeptidase: MKSRRTFFSSIIGVSAVSFLPFSIFANIKQNEKTTETIKPKRLKKGDTIGLIAPGYAVKPDVLEKAKETLVAMGFVPYHTERLLWNHGYFSNTDTERAADVNEMFANPNIDGILCARGGYGCTRIMLLLNYELIKNNPKVLVGFSDITALANGIYSETGLVTFHGPVGSTLDDDYSIQQLENVIIYPENQLLIKNAILEDDTLLNNPEFDRYTITPGKSTGKLVGGSLTLINALIGTPHEIDFTNAIVFIEDVEEAPYRIDRMLTQLIQGATFKHAAGIMVGVCNGCDKPAASGSFTLREVILDRLKPLNIPAAYGMSFGHVKNNMTLPIGIKATFDADKMTLTLQEKAVL; the protein is encoded by the coding sequence ATGAAATCTCGCAGAACTTTTTTCAGTAGTATTATAGGTGTATCAGCAGTGTCGTTCCTCCCCTTTTCTATTTTCGCCAACATAAAACAGAATGAAAAAACTACAGAAACTATCAAACCTAAGCGCCTTAAAAAAGGAGATACTATAGGTTTAATTGCCCCGGGTTATGCGGTAAAACCTGACGTATTAGAGAAAGCTAAGGAAACTTTAGTTGCCATGGGATTTGTTCCATATCATACGGAGCGCCTACTTTGGAACCACGGTTATTTTAGCAATACCGATACAGAACGCGCTGCTGATGTTAATGAAATGTTTGCCAACCCTAATATAGACGGCATCTTATGCGCTAGAGGTGGCTACGGTTGTACCAGAATCATGCTTCTTTTGAATTATGAGTTAATTAAAAACAATCCAAAGGTACTTGTTGGATTTAGTGATATTACGGCCTTAGCCAATGGCATATATTCAGAGACAGGACTTGTAACTTTTCATGGTCCGGTTGGGAGCACTCTAGATGATGACTATTCTATACAACAACTGGAAAATGTTATTATCTATCCTGAAAATCAGCTACTAATAAAAAATGCTATTCTTGAAGATGATACGCTATTAAACAATCCAGAATTTGATAGGTATACTATTACTCCTGGGAAGTCTACAGGGAAATTGGTGGGTGGAAGTTTAACCCTCATCAATGCGCTAATTGGCACTCCACATGAAATAGATTTTACCAATGCCATTGTTTTTATAGAGGATGTAGAAGAAGCTCCTTACCGCATTGATCGCATGCTCACCCAATTAATACAAGGCGCCACTTTTAAACATGCGGCAGGTATTATGGTGGGTGTTTGTAATGGCTGTGATAAACCGGCGGCTTCAGGAAGCTTTACCCTCAGAGAGGTGATTCTAGACCGACTCAAACCCTTAAACATTCCTGCAGCCTACGGTATGAGTTTTGGGCATGTAAAAAACAACATGACACTCCCTATTGGTATCAAGGCCACTTTTGATGCGGATAAAATGACACTAACACTACAAGAAAAAGCCGTTCTATAG